One part of the Rhodococcus oxybenzonivorans genome encodes these proteins:
- a CDS encoding WXG100 family type VII secretion target gives MSRALWVDPHHLRTVAPRFDALADTADALLTELTSTLDAERTAWGSDEDGTAFARHYVPAAESAVHAALSIVALFSAIGDGMRATAESFEATDTRFSRRLGEAF, from the coding sequence ATGAGTCGAGCACTGTGGGTCGACCCTCACCATCTCCGGACCGTGGCGCCACGATTCGATGCACTCGCGGACACAGCCGACGCCCTGCTGACCGAGCTGACGAGCACGCTGGACGCCGAAAGAACTGCGTGGGGCTCCGACGAGGATGGGACGGCATTCGCCCGGCACTACGTTCCCGCGGCGGAGTCAGCGGTCCACGCCGCCTTGTCTATCGTCGCGCTGTTCTCCGCGATCGGTGACGGGATGCGAGCGACGGCCGAATCTTTCGAAGCAACGGATACGCGGTTCTCACGGCGACTGGGCGAGGCTTTCTGA